A region of Pirellulaceae bacterium DNA encodes the following proteins:
- a CDS encoding oligosaccharide flippase family protein has product MSSPNLRTELRSAGQHSLVYLLGPALSKVIGFLLIPIYTRFISPADFGVMSLVDVCMSITMMFLAMGVGESMVRFYYETSDQKQRRQLVATVICGTALISLPTMVVILLLAGSYYSMLGISDEYVNYLRLALVSAWLSMLAEIGLAYLRMRYFSRLFTTVIIFQVVMSLALNLLFVVLWRQGIWGILYSTLIVQATIAVLLTVVILFQSRAKPSWKQLKQLLSFGLPLVPSVVTLQLSNYLNPLLIRWMLVGDPVMVLAQVGLFAAGQRIGVVVNRFVTVPFNAFWRPRRMELALQNTGEVKRILARVCTYSTLVAAQVALLLSVVIEDLLRLVINDRYWDAWRVVPIIAAAYVVLGLEHHFSVGMYYGRKTIWATWIGMVSLVTMVAINLVLLPLIGILAGAIATFVGGAVRVSLILMVSQRLYKIPFEFRRIACLAICCAMLFGLSRLVDLESTVLTLAARGACGCLLVPLLLVSRFFWPTELNGFHDVLTGHRLRTVTK; this is encoded by the coding sequence TTGTCTAGCCCCAATCTACGCACTGAATTGCGTTCCGCAGGTCAGCATTCGCTAGTCTATTTGTTGGGACCGGCATTGTCCAAGGTGATTGGTTTTCTGCTAATTCCGATCTATACGCGTTTTATCTCGCCCGCCGATTTTGGTGTCATGTCGCTCGTCGATGTCTGCATGTCAATCACGATGATGTTTCTCGCAATGGGTGTAGGCGAGAGCATGGTGAGGTTTTATTACGAAACGAGCGACCAAAAACAGCGGCGACAGCTGGTGGCTACTGTGATTTGTGGCACGGCATTAATCAGCTTGCCCACGATGGTAGTCATCCTTCTGTTGGCGGGTAGCTATTATTCGATGCTGGGGATCAGCGATGAGTACGTGAATTACTTGCGATTAGCTCTCGTCAGCGCTTGGCTCTCGATGCTTGCAGAAATCGGTTTGGCCTACTTGCGTATGCGTTATTTTTCCAGACTGTTTACGACAGTCATAATCTTTCAGGTAGTAATGTCCTTGGCGTTAAATCTCTTGTTTGTCGTTCTTTGGCGGCAAGGCATTTGGGGCATTCTTTATTCCACGTTGATTGTGCAAGCGACCATCGCTGTTTTGCTCACCGTCGTGATTCTGTTTCAATCACGTGCGAAACCAAGCTGGAAGCAACTCAAGCAGCTTTTGAGCTTCGGGTTACCCCTCGTGCCCTCAGTCGTTACCTTGCAACTCAGTAATTATTTAAACCCTCTGTTGATTCGTTGGATGCTTGTTGGCGATCCTGTGATGGTGCTTGCCCAGGTGGGCCTTTTTGCCGCAGGGCAACGGATTGGTGTCGTCGTGAATCGTTTTGTCACGGTCCCATTCAACGCCTTCTGGCGTCCCAGGCGGATGGAGTTGGCCTTGCAAAACACGGGAGAAGTCAAGCGGATTCTCGCGAGGGTGTGTACCTACTCAACACTCGTTGCCGCACAAGTTGCGCTATTGTTAAGTGTGGTGATTGAGGATTTACTTCGATTGGTGATTAACGATCGGTATTGGGATGCATGGCGAGTTGTACCAATCATTGCTGCCGCCTACGTGGTGTTGGGATTGGAACATCATTTTTCCGTGGGAATGTATTACGGTCGGAAAACAATTTGGGCGACGTGGATTGGGATGGTTTCACTCGTCACCATGGTTGCAATCAATCTTGTTTTGTTGCCCCTGATCGGAATTTTGGCCGGGGCGATCGCGACCTTTGTGGGGGGCGCTGTTCGAGTCAGCCTGATCCTGATGGTGAGCCAACGGCTGTATAAGATTCCCTTTGAATTCCGTCGAATCGCGTGTTTGGCGATTTGTTGTGCGATGCTGTTTGGATTAAGTCGACTGGTGGATCTTGAGTCAACAGTCCTGACGCTTGCAGCGCGTGGAGCCTGTGGATGTTTGTTAGTCCCCCTGCTGTTGGTGTCGCGATTCTTTTGGCCCACAGAACTGAATGGGTTTCATGATGTTTTGACTGGCCACCGACTTCGGACCGTAACAAAATGA
- a CDS encoding glycosyltransferase produces MIFVDDGSTDATRNGSAQLCAGEGLIKVVQLTIGFGQTAAMRAGVEMTCGPTIVTMDRELQKGPYDIPRRWRQLDESYDLVVGGSLL; encoded by the coding sequence GTGATCTTCGTGGATGACGGAAGTACGGATGCGACTCGAAATGGATCAGCGCAATTGTGTGCTGGGGAAGGGCTTATTAAGGTGGTCCAATTGACCATTGGATTTGGGCAAACGGCTGCGATGCGAGCGGGTGTTGAAATGACGTGCGGTCCGACGATTGTGACGATGGATCGTGAGTTGCAAAAAGGTCCTTATGACATTCCTCGTAGGTGGCGACAACTGGACGAAAGCTACGACCTGGTTGTCGGCGGGAGCCTGTTGTGA
- a CDS encoding NAD-dependent epimerase/dehydratase family protein: MNKNQTVRVGIVGAGHICPFHIEALQRLDDVEIIGISDFLIKRAETIAKQYHLPKVYAQLNELLAESDVVHVLTPPETHANLTVQALKKGCHVFVEKPMATCVSDCNAIIRAAETHGGIVGVDHSLLLDPFTLQARRIVASGRIGVVHSVECIRSQDYPLYEGGPLPEMYAVGGYPFRDLGIHALYQIEAFLGPIIDVKWMMGHQGDDPTLCFDEWQAMARCRQGSAHLRISWNSRPLQDLILIHGAKGTIKVDRFGLSVTTKREGRLPEHPQRAFNAIAEAANTCCQVPWNLAKIVTKKIRRYHGLQSMVSDFYSRLRDGKPPLVGPEDARRIGYWSEMIAADADQQKELLQAEYARPLIAKTLVTGATGLIGSHLLDRLLEAGQPIRILTRRPPPQHLRNHPLVEVVLGDLGDPIAVDRAVEGTEIVFHSGGVLHGAAVDFVRGNVVGTENVVTSCLKHQVQQLVYMSSLSVLQAIREDETPIDENCPLEKAPEKRGHYTQTKLNAEVIVTRAVRQFGLPAVILRPGEVIGEGAALISYGVGIRKGSRLIMFGDGRLEVPLVDVEDLVDALLLSKDKGITDGTILHLVDSDSKSQNEMAKQYCELTGDALQPIHVPRFMLYSLGFCVQTLFGLFGRSPSLSIYRLQSALATRKYNVSAATDGLGWSPRRGIDQGLTATLEAAQATASSVSNQETLTDGNCVYKEMGDDLILGETSRVDQPQMPKCN; this comes from the coding sequence ATGAATAAGAATCAAACCGTTCGCGTTGGGATTGTTGGTGCGGGACATATTTGTCCGTTCCACATCGAAGCGTTGCAACGTCTGGATGACGTTGAAATTATCGGAATCAGTGATTTTCTAATAAAGCGAGCCGAAACGATCGCCAAGCAATACCATTTGCCCAAGGTGTACGCGCAGCTGAACGAATTGTTGGCGGAGAGCGATGTTGTCCATGTGTTGACGCCACCAGAAACCCATGCCAATTTGACAGTGCAGGCACTGAAAAAAGGTTGCCATGTGTTTGTGGAAAAACCAATGGCGACTTGCGTGAGTGATTGTAATGCGATCATTCGTGCGGCTGAGACACATGGTGGCATCGTCGGGGTCGATCATTCGTTGCTACTCGACCCTTTCACCTTGCAAGCACGTCGAATCGTCGCGAGCGGTCGGATTGGCGTCGTGCACTCGGTGGAATGTATTCGATCTCAAGACTATCCGCTCTATGAAGGGGGGCCATTGCCGGAGATGTATGCGGTGGGTGGTTACCCGTTTCGAGATTTGGGTATCCACGCCCTCTATCAAATCGAAGCATTCCTGGGGCCCATTATCGATGTGAAATGGATGATGGGTCATCAAGGCGATGATCCGACGTTGTGTTTTGATGAGTGGCAGGCGATGGCTCGCTGTCGTCAAGGTTCGGCGCATCTTCGCATCTCTTGGAATTCGCGACCGCTACAAGATCTCATTCTTATCCATGGGGCGAAAGGCACGATCAAGGTGGATCGCTTTGGGCTGTCGGTGACAACAAAGCGCGAGGGGCGACTGCCGGAGCATCCGCAGCGAGCGTTCAATGCCATTGCCGAAGCAGCCAACACTTGCTGCCAAGTTCCCTGGAATCTGGCCAAGATCGTCACCAAAAAGATCCGACGTTATCATGGCCTGCAGTCAATGGTGAGTGATTTTTACAGCCGGCTTCGAGACGGAAAGCCGCCTTTGGTGGGGCCCGAGGATGCAAGACGGATCGGATATTGGTCGGAGATGATTGCGGCTGACGCCGATCAGCAAAAGGAACTCTTGCAAGCGGAATACGCTCGTCCCTTAATTGCGAAGACGCTTGTGACTGGTGCTACAGGATTGATCGGATCTCACTTGCTTGATCGGTTGTTGGAAGCGGGGCAGCCGATTCGAATCCTGACACGCCGACCCCCACCCCAGCATCTTCGGAATCATCCTCTCGTGGAGGTTGTGTTAGGCGACTTGGGTGACCCGATTGCCGTCGACCGAGCTGTTGAGGGTACGGAAATCGTTTTTCACTCGGGCGGCGTTCTGCACGGGGCGGCCGTCGATTTTGTGCGGGGTAATGTGGTGGGTACAGAAAACGTTGTCACCAGCTGCCTCAAGCATCAGGTTCAGCAGTTGGTCTACATGAGTTCACTCAGCGTCTTGCAAGCGATTCGAGAGGATGAAACACCCATTGATGAAAATTGTCCGTTAGAAAAGGCACCGGAAAAACGAGGCCACTACACGCAAACTAAGCTCAACGCCGAAGTGATCGTGACCCGTGCTGTACGTCAATTTGGCTTGCCGGCTGTAATTCTCAGGCCTGGAGAAGTGATTGGTGAAGGCGCTGCCTTAATCTCTTATGGGGTGGGGATTCGAAAAGGATCAAGGCTGATCATGTTCGGTGATGGAAGGCTTGAAGTGCCACTGGTCGATGTCGAAGATCTGGTGGATGCGCTTTTGTTGTCGAAGGATAAAGGTATTACGGATGGAACGATTCTCCACTTGGTGGATTCAGATTCCAAGAGTCAGAATGAGATGGCAAAGCAGTATTGTGAATTGACAGGAGATGCGTTGCAGCCGATTCATGTGCCCCGCTTCATGCTTTACTCCTTGGGCTTTTGTGTGCAAACGTTATTTGGATTGTTTGGGAGGTCTCCGTCGTTGTCGATCTATCGATTGCAATCTGCGTTGGCCACTCGGAAATACAATGTAAGTGCCGCAACGGACGGATTGGGATGGTCGCCAAGACGCGGAATTGATCAAGGGTTGACTGCGACGCTGGAAGCGGCACAGGCGACCGCATCGTCCGTGTCGAACCAGGAGACATTGACCGATGGAAACTGCGTTTACAAAGAGATGGGCGATGATTTAATTCTGGGCGAAACATCGCGGGTTGACCAACCACAAATGCCCAAGTGCAATTGA
- a CDS encoding O-antigen ligase family protein, which translates to MSELSRSYTSLPQCELSTQVLPMGGLADEASDVDAEIGADDFAVVENRRWSRSIGLWLVSIYIVLFLIRPWEILVPSLGAWHFERMYAVVMISVVLMTGRMPRWNLQTVSVIAFALAVTLSALNAWQSALAWHWLYQYLAIVLVYFLMLAVCRAPRDLFLLIMTYVGTMFVYLTKSLWEFYVHGRHEYAQSVTRLLGIEETYGEPNSLAMSVVLSLPLWLFLLRSRKPLTWQWSAGWRWGYGVVISSYPFLAIVTVWETNSRAGMLGIVAFLVGAVAFSERSVKPMRAVFVCMMAVAILWLITPAIQKERLSTLWDKNAGPANAHASASGRWEGFLAAMQMVQDRPLLGVGIGNFRDYRIIYVDGIGLVAHNLPGQILGETGVLGGTAFLVMILATLRMTRRLRLLAAEQSASAFEVYVHLAQMCLLGLGLSILFGVSLHNGLRFNWLWIAAFSGLALQFCEQSIADCDDAGQLGQTL; encoded by the coding sequence ATGAGTGAATTGTCTCGTTCCTATACCTCATTGCCACAGTGCGAGTTGTCAACGCAGGTCTTGCCCATGGGTGGACTCGCTGATGAAGCGTCGGACGTAGATGCAGAAATCGGTGCTGATGACTTTGCGGTCGTGGAAAATCGACGCTGGTCACGATCGATCGGGCTTTGGCTTGTTTCGATTTACATCGTACTTTTCTTGATTCGACCTTGGGAAATATTGGTTCCTTCACTTGGGGCCTGGCATTTCGAACGCATGTACGCCGTCGTGATGATCAGCGTAGTTTTGATGACCGGTCGTATGCCTCGCTGGAATCTTCAGACGGTGTCAGTCATCGCGTTTGCGTTAGCTGTGACCCTGTCGGCCCTTAATGCGTGGCAGTCCGCTTTGGCGTGGCATTGGCTTTACCAGTATTTGGCGATTGTCTTGGTTTATTTCTTAATGTTGGCCGTCTGTCGTGCCCCCAGAGACTTGTTCTTGCTGATCATGACCTACGTCGGAACGATGTTTGTGTATTTGACGAAATCTCTTTGGGAATTCTACGTTCACGGTCGCCATGAATATGCGCAAAGCGTGACTCGCCTCCTCGGAATTGAAGAAACCTATGGGGAACCGAATTCATTAGCGATGTCTGTTGTGTTGTCGTTGCCATTGTGGCTTTTTCTCTTGCGAAGTCGGAAGCCGCTGACTTGGCAATGGAGTGCCGGTTGGCGTTGGGGCTACGGTGTGGTGATTAGCAGTTATCCGTTTTTGGCAATCGTGACAGTTTGGGAAACCAACAGTCGCGCCGGCATGCTTGGGATCGTTGCCTTTCTGGTGGGTGCTGTGGCTTTTAGCGAGCGTTCCGTGAAACCGATGCGGGCTGTTTTCGTTTGCATGATGGCTGTGGCGATACTTTGGCTGATCACCCCCGCTATTCAAAAGGAAAGGCTGAGCACACTTTGGGATAAGAATGCGGGGCCGGCCAACGCTCATGCGTCGGCCAGTGGACGTTGGGAGGGTTTTCTGGCAGCCATGCAGATGGTTCAAGATCGACCTCTGCTCGGCGTGGGAATTGGGAATTTTCGCGACTATCGGATAATCTACGTGGATGGCATTGGCCTAGTTGCCCACAATTTGCCCGGCCAGATTCTTGGTGAGACCGGCGTGCTGGGTGGAACTGCCTTCTTGGTGATGATCTTGGCCACTCTTCGCATGACGCGTCGACTGCGGTTACTCGCGGCTGAACAGTCGGCGTCGGCCTTTGAGGTTTATGTCCACCTTGCACAGATGTGCTTGTTGGGTTTGGGGTTGAGTATCTTGTTTGGTGTTTCGTTGCACAATGGACTAAGGTTCAATTGGTTGTGGATCGCAGCCTTTAGTGGGTTGGCTCTGCAGTTCTGTGAACAGAGCATTGCCGACTGCGATGATGCGGGTCAGTTGGGACAGACGCTGTGA